One part of the Methylobacterium terrae genome encodes these proteins:
- a CDS encoding calcium:proton antiporter, with protein sequence MLVRLGVAWATVAAFAVFGGGWLGGLDAPLVAAGLFAWLFSVILWSAFGVVHEAEELADRLGEPYGTLILTLSIVVIEVALVAAVMLGAKAAPTLGRDTMFAVIMIVMNGLVGLGLILGGLRHRRQNYNLDGAGAYLAAIIPLTTIALIIPNFTTSTPDGSLTVIQAVAFSILTVVLYGIFLLLQTGRHSDFFTDLVKPGAVAPETPAHHPDAGTGAILRHAGLLLVSLLPIVLLSKSLAAILDHGIKALGAPSALGGVIIAAIVFTPEGISALKAIRRDQLQRAINLCLGAVTSTVGLTVPAVLAIGIVSGQRVVLGLAPAQMAVLAMTLLLSVITFSRQGTTVLEGAVHLVVFLTYLTLIFSP encoded by the coding sequence ATGCTGGTGCGGTTGGGGGTGGCGTGGGCGACGGTGGCGGCCTTCGCGGTGTTCGGCGGGGGCTGGCTCGGCGGGCTCGACGCGCCGCTGGTGGCGGCCGGGCTGTTCGCCTGGCTCTTCTCCGTCATCCTGTGGTCGGCCTTCGGCGTCGTGCACGAGGCCGAGGAGCTGGCCGACCGCCTCGGCGAGCCCTACGGCACCCTGATCCTCACGCTGTCGATCGTGGTCATCGAGGTGGCGCTCGTCGCCGCCGTGATGCTGGGGGCCAAGGCCGCGCCGACGCTCGGGCGCGACACGATGTTCGCCGTCATCATGATCGTGATGAACGGCCTCGTCGGGCTCGGGCTGATCCTCGGCGGCCTGCGCCACCGCCGCCAGAACTACAACCTCGACGGCGCCGGCGCCTACCTGGCGGCGATCATCCCGCTCACCACCATCGCGCTCATCATCCCGAACTTCACCACCTCGACCCCGGACGGCTCGCTGACCGTGATCCAGGCGGTCGCCTTCTCGATCCTGACGGTGGTGCTCTACGGCATCTTCCTGCTGCTGCAGACCGGCCGCCACAGCGACTTCTTCACCGACCTCGTCAAGCCGGGCGCCGTCGCGCCCGAGACGCCCGCCCACCACCCGGATGCCGGGACCGGGGCGATCCTGCGCCATGCCGGCCTGCTCCTCGTCAGCCTGCTGCCGATCGTGCTCCTGTCGAAGAGCCTGGCGGCGATCCTCGACCACGGCATCAAGGCCCTCGGCGCCCCCTCGGCGCTCGGCGGCGTCATCATCGCCGCCATCGTGTTCACGCCGGAGGGCATCAGCGCCCTCAAGGCGATCCGGCGCGACCAGCTCCAGCGGGCGATCAACCTCTGCCTCGGCGCCGTCACCTCGACGGTCGGCCTCACCGTGCCGGCGGTGCTCGCCATCGGCATCGTCTCGGGCCAGCGGGTGGTGTTGGGCCTGGCGCCGGCCCAGATGGCGGTGCTCGCCATGACGCTGCTGCTGAGCGTCATCACCTTCTCGCGCCAGGGCACGACGGTGCTGGAGGGCGCGGTGCACCTGGTGGTGTTCCTGACCTACCTGACGCTGATCTTCAGCCCGTGA
- a CDS encoding branched-chain amino acid aminotransferase, with amino-acid sequence MAETKTAGNTSTHEDTSTHQDTWTYFEGAWHPGNVRMMGPRTHAAWLASTVFDGARAFEGVTPDLDLHLARINRSAAAFGLEPVVAPGTWAELVRDGLARFSPDAALYIRPMYWAEGGLGGAVRMDPASTAWCLCLYEAPMPPPTGFTATLSPFRRPTPDAAPLDAKAGCLYPNSSRAIAEAASRGFGNALMRDALGNVAEFATANVLMARDGVVHTPVANGTFLAGITRGRVIALLRKAGITVVERTLSVDDLMGADEVFSVGNFAKVVPVTALDDRTFAPGPLVARARELYWAFAHGG; translated from the coding sequence ATGGCCGAGACCAAGACGGCGGGGAACACGTCGACCCACGAAGACACGTCGACCCACCAGGACACCTGGACCTACTTCGAGGGCGCCTGGCACCCGGGCAACGTGCGGATGATGGGGCCGCGCACCCACGCCGCCTGGCTCGCCTCGACGGTGTTCGACGGGGCCCGCGCCTTCGAGGGCGTGACCCCGGACCTCGACCTCCACCTCGCCCGGATCAACCGCTCGGCCGCGGCCTTCGGCCTCGAGCCGGTGGTGGCGCCCGGCACCTGGGCCGAGCTGGTGCGGGACGGGCTCGCGCGCTTCTCGCCCGACGCGGCGCTCTACATCCGGCCGATGTACTGGGCGGAAGGGGGCCTCGGCGGCGCGGTGCGGATGGACCCGGCCTCGACCGCGTGGTGCCTGTGCCTCTACGAGGCGCCGATGCCGCCGCCGACCGGCTTCACCGCCACCCTGTCGCCGTTCCGGCGCCCGACCCCCGACGCCGCGCCCCTCGACGCCAAGGCGGGCTGCCTCTACCCCAACAGCTCGCGGGCGATCGCCGAGGCGGCGTCGCGCGGTTTCGGCAACGCCCTGATGCGCGACGCGCTCGGCAACGTCGCCGAGTTCGCCACCGCCAACGTGCTGATGGCCCGCGACGGCGTGGTCCATACGCCGGTGGCGAACGGCACCTTCCTCGCCGGCATCACCCGCGGCCGGGTGATCGCGCTCCTGCGCAAGGCCGGGATCACCGTGGTGGAGCGGACGCTGAGCGTCGACGACCTGATGGGCGCCGACGAGGTGTTCTCGGTCGGCAACTTCGCCAAGGTCGTGCCGGTGACCGCCCTCGACGACCGGACCTTCGCCCCCGGCCCGCTCGTCGCCAGGGCCCGCGAGCTGTACTGGGCCTTCGCGCACGGGGGCTGA
- a CDS encoding Spy/CpxP family protein refolding chaperone — protein MQRSLTLGALAGILSAGMLGGALAQAPDAPRPVRIAHAGGPEGRRGLSAEDARAFTDARVAALHAGLTLTPDQEKLWPPVEDAIRTLARLNRDQREARRGRDRDPVAENAPEAIRARADALGARADALRKLADASQPLYATLDPAQKQRAALLSRPMGGHRGPPGHHRHHRDD, from the coding sequence ATGCAGCGCAGTCTCACCCTCGGGGCGTTGGCGGGAATCTTGAGCGCCGGGATGCTCGGCGGCGCCCTGGCGCAGGCGCCGGACGCGCCGCGGCCGGTCCGGATCGCGCATGCGGGCGGTCCGGAGGGCCGGCGCGGCCTCAGCGCCGAGGATGCAAGGGCCTTCACCGACGCCCGCGTCGCGGCCCTGCATGCCGGCCTGACGCTCACCCCCGACCAGGAGAAGCTGTGGCCGCCGGTCGAGGATGCGATCCGCACCCTCGCCCGGCTCAACCGCGACCAGCGCGAGGCCCGGCGCGGACGCGACCGCGATCCCGTCGCCGAGAACGCCCCGGAGGCGATCCGGGCCCGGGCCGACGCGCTCGGCGCGCGCGCCGACGCCTTGCGCAAGCTCGCCGACGCCTCGCAACCGCTCTACGCCACCCTCGACCCGGCGCAGAAGCAGCGCGCCGCCCTGCTGAGCCGGCCGATGGGCGGACATCGCGGCCCGCCGGGGCACCACCGGCACCATCGCGACGACTGA
- a CDS encoding DUF4142 domain-containing protein, with the protein MHRRLALTALATAVAVPSLVTAAFAQQQQQGGPTAAATGNTGARMGDAEAKHAADTLAAGSASLAASRVALQKASDDDVKQFARFEVAEQETIADVLKAMRDPAQAASGQVKPPAEPEVTGQLDPKGKAMLDKLEQAKSGKAFDLDYVRGQIEGHQALLKIQEAYLATGKDRENLGVAKLARGQIREHLALLADIEKDLKD; encoded by the coding sequence ATGCATCGTCGTCTCGCACTGACCGCCCTCGCCACGGCCGTGGCGGTCCCGTCCCTCGTCACGGCGGCGTTCGCGCAGCAGCAGCAGCAGGGCGGCCCGACCGCCGCGGCCACCGGCAATACCGGCGCCCGGATGGGCGATGCCGAGGCGAAGCACGCCGCCGACACCCTGGCGGCCGGTTCGGCCTCGCTCGCGGCGAGCCGCGTCGCGCTGCAGAAGGCCTCCGACGACGACGTGAAGCAGTTCGCCCGCTTCGAGGTCGCCGAGCAGGAGACCATCGCCGACGTGCTCAAGGCGATGCGCGACCCCGCCCAGGCGGCCAGCGGCCAGGTGAAGCCGCCGGCCGAGCCCGAGGTCACCGGGCAGCTCGATCCGAAGGGCAAGGCGATGCTCGACAAGCTCGAGCAGGCGAAGTCCGGCAAGGCCTTCGACCTCGACTACGTCCGCGGCCAGATCGAGGGCCACCAGGCGCTCCTCAAGATCCAGGAGGCCTACCTCGCCACCGGCAAGGACCGGGAGAACCTCGGTGTCGCCAAGCTCGCCCGCGGCCAGATCCGCGAGCACCTGGCGCTGCTCGCCGACATCGAGAAGGACCTGAAGGACTGA